In Desulfobacterales bacterium, one genomic interval encodes:
- a CDS encoding AsmA-like C-terminal domain-containing protein: MNRLKKRYLLPICGLAGALILLGAAVVFLPPVFSLDSVKQLIESKVSILAGGKIRYQEASLEFIPWPQMVFKHSSITIENQLSGQADVIVVIPKPLPLLIGKIRIGSISAAQPSFRINLPASEKDTLEAILPINALAGALSKALSGMEQTLQGSIVVQLKNGHIELIKETRPVLSFENITGEMHLSARHVSLKLSAGSKQEGSLALGLDLNPNSFTGNAYLHFHQYAPDKVLSLLYPDNDIKIDGAGFTMKSDFLFQNAETFSGTIEGTWPGFSLSAEKEIVSFRNGRIKSAIAFSPSRTELQISRLSLSYPALTMSARFLADRATPVYQWEINARALDLDSTGKTARALAPRSHVVQTLFRTLKAGTIRSITIEDMATSLEALKKAAGLKVNGLLENGTVYVPKPDLTLTQASGWVTVAGGVLEGKNLSAQLGNAKCFGAYSMRLNRQNPAFFLDAAIEADVSELPPLLHRLIAGKTFKKEMPRISGVKGNAIGRLIIDKSESRIAVTVDVSRFNLSGNYDRIPYPIRIRNGRFHYDADQIRLENIQGRIGKTSFSGLNAHIGRNTPFPLNIQANGLQIDMDEVFPWLQQYDAIAAKLTELSTVNGGIHATAVTLKGPALLPSDWQFALTGEVSALEILTPHFPSPIRFKDGKFTAAPDVITFEQAHITAMDTQTEAHAKFSGYLTKAYAVEATLRGAMGPKTADWVKTQLKMPVFLTWPTPRLMTPIFLKWDAHAGLALSGHLQTQEGPEVGFALEKRPDSFSIKKLTIQDHHSNATLSLRNKNQVIDLSFSGRLLHKTVDALIAENPYLFGRIEGNFHTRFKNSSPHLSTATGHLYVEALDLNQLKFPLTIQQAALSGTENKLRISHAQLDWEKYPLLLDGNIRHYRDGLDLNLTLAMGELNWARLSDLLKRKPFKNAIESDPEARRFPLYGQIQAHVENFILTPKIAFRPLDAKLSFKGKETNILVNEAMLCGIPISGAITKTPNAYRLEATPAAKGNDLTAALACLSGKGNSISGLFQLDGHLAAAAGTGTPISAALTGELAFAAEKGRIHRFGLAAKVFTLLNVAGLLQGELPEIETEGFPYKTAQAKAVFDKGILHITEGVIDSSAMKIFFQGEENLMTKTHNLEIVAAPLKTVDLLVSHIPLVRDILDKGLVIYPIKVSGTWDKPDLNLLSPNSVGKEIWGIIIRTFNLPFKMIEPLFPEKKETQPATPDKRPSATPKSPER; encoded by the coding sequence ATGAACCGCCTAAAAAAACGATACCTTCTGCCGATTTGCGGACTTGCGGGCGCGCTCATACTTCTGGGCGCTGCCGTCGTCTTTCTGCCCCCTGTTTTCTCATTGGATTCGGTCAAGCAACTAATCGAGTCAAAGGTCTCCATTTTAGCCGGGGGCAAGATCCGTTATCAAGAGGCCAGCCTCGAATTTATCCCCTGGCCGCAAATGGTATTTAAGCACAGCTCGATCACTATCGAAAATCAACTGTCCGGACAAGCCGATGTCATCGTTGTCATCCCAAAACCCCTGCCCCTTTTGATCGGAAAAATCAGAATCGGATCCATCAGCGCCGCGCAGCCAAGCTTTCGGATTAACTTGCCGGCGAGCGAAAAAGACACGCTGGAGGCGATCTTGCCGATAAACGCGTTGGCAGGTGCCTTGTCAAAAGCCCTTTCCGGCATGGAACAGACCCTTCAGGGAAGCATTGTCGTTCAACTGAAAAACGGACATATCGAGCTGATCAAAGAAACCAGGCCTGTTCTCAGCTTTGAAAATATCACCGGAGAAATGCATCTGTCCGCCCGTCATGTTTCCCTAAAGCTGTCCGCAGGATCGAAACAAGAGGGGTCGCTGGCGTTGGGCCTTGATCTAAATCCTAACAGCTTTACCGGCAATGCCTATCTTCACTTTCATCAATACGCCCCGGACAAAGTCCTCTCTCTTCTTTATCCGGATAACGACATAAAAATCGATGGGGCCGGCTTTACGATGAAGTCCGATTTCCTTTTTCAAAACGCAGAAACTTTTTCCGGAACCATTGAAGGAACCTGGCCAGGCTTTTCACTTTCTGCGGAAAAAGAGATCGTTTCCTTTCGCAACGGGCGGATAAAAAGCGCGATCGCCTTCAGCCCAAGCCGGACCGAACTGCAAATTTCCCGGTTAAGCCTCTCGTATCCGGCGCTCACGATGAGCGCTCGTTTTCTTGCGGATCGCGCAACCCCCGTCTATCAATGGGAAATTAACGCCAGGGCCTTGGACCTTGACAGCACGGGTAAAACCGCCCGCGCACTGGCCCCTCGATCCCATGTTGTTCAAACGCTTTTTCGAACCTTAAAAGCCGGAACCATCCGGTCGATAACGATAGAGGACATGGCGACATCGCTTGAAGCCCTTAAAAAAGCAGCGGGGTTGAAGGTTAATGGGCTTCTTGAAAACGGCACCGTGTATGTTCCGAAGCCGGATTTAACCTTAACCCAAGCCTCGGGATGGGTAACGGTTGCCGGGGGCGTTCTTGAAGGAAAAAATCTCAGCGCACAACTGGGCAACGCTAAATGCTTCGGCGCTTATTCCATGAGATTAAACCGTCAAAACCCGGCTTTTTTTCTGGACGCAGCCATCGAAGCAGACGTATCGGAGCTGCCGCCGCTGTTGCATCGGTTGATCGCCGGGAAAACATTTAAAAAAGAGATGCCGCGAATCAGCGGCGTCAAAGGCAATGCAATAGGCCGGCTCATCATCGATAAATCCGAAAGCAGGATTGCGGTCACCGTCGATGTATCCCGCTTTAATTTGTCCGGCAACTATGACCGCATACCATACCCCATCCGCATTCGGAACGGGCGGTTTCATTATGATGCCGACCAAATACGTCTCGAAAACATTCAGGGTCGCATTGGAAAAACCTCTTTTTCCGGTCTGAACGCCCATATCGGTCGCAACACGCCTTTTCCCCTGAATATTCAGGCAAACGGGCTTCAGATTGACATGGATGAGGTGTTTCCATGGTTGCAGCAATATGACGCCATAGCCGCAAAACTAACCGAACTCTCCACCGTCAACGGCGGCATTCATGCAACCGCCGTCACCCTCAAGGGGCCTGCCCTCTTGCCTTCGGACTGGCAATTTGCGCTAACCGGCGAGGTTAGTGCCTTAGAAATTCTGACCCCTCATTTCCCCTCTCCCATCAGATTTAAGGATGGCAAATTCACTGCGGCCCCGGATGTCATCACCTTTGAGCAGGCCCATATCACCGCTATGGACACCCAAACAGAAGCGCATGCAAAATTTAGCGGGTATCTAACCAAAGCGTATGCCGTTGAAGCAACACTCCGTGGCGCCATGGGGCCGAAAACCGCCGACTGGGTCAAGACGCAACTGAAGATGCCCGTTTTTTTGACCTGGCCAACCCCCAGATTGATGACACCCATTTTCCTGAAATGGGATGCACACGCCGGGTTGGCACTTTCGGGCCATCTGCAAACTCAGGAAGGCCCCGAGGTCGGATTCGCACTTGAAAAAAGGCCGGATTCCTTTTCAATAAAAAAGCTCACCATTCAGGATCATCATTCAAATGCGACCCTGTCCCTGCGGAACAAAAACCAGGTCATCGACCTGTCGTTTTCCGGGCGCCTGCTTCATAAAACCGTCGATGCGCTGATCGCGGAAAATCCGTATTTATTCGGCCGCATTGAAGGGAATTTTCATACCCGTTTCAAAAATTCAAGCCCGCACCTTTCGACTGCCACGGGGCATCTGTATGTGGAAGCACTCGATCTGAACCAGTTAAAATTCCCATTAACCATTCAACAAGCCGCCTTGTCGGGAACTGAAAACAAGCTTCGCATATCTCATGCGCAGCTTGACTGGGAAAAATACCCCCTGCTTTTGGACGGCAACATTCGCCATTATCGGGACGGGCTTGACCTGAATCTGACCCTGGCCATGGGAGAACTCAACTGGGCGCGCCTATCGGACCTTCTGAAGCGAAAACCGTTTAAAAACGCAATTGAATCCGACCCGGAAGCGCGCCGATTTCCATTATACGGACAAATTCAGGCACACGTTGAAAACTTTATTCTCACCCCGAAAATCGCCTTTAGACCGCTTGATGCCAAACTGTCCTTCAAGGGAAAAGAAACGAACATCTTGGTTAACGAGGCGATGTTATGCGGCATTCCGATTTCAGGCGCCATCACCAAGACGCCGAATGCCTATCGGCTCGAAGCAACACCGGCAGCAAAAGGAAACGACTTAACCGCAGCCCTGGCCTGCCTGAGCGGCAAAGGAAACAGCATCAGCGGCCTGTTTCAGCTTGATGGTCACCTTGCAGCCGCCGCCGGCACCGGTACGCCGATTTCAGCCGCACTTACCGGTGAACTGGCGTTTGCCGCCGAAAAAGGCCGGATTCACCGCTTCGGCCTGGCCGCCAAAGTTTTCACCCTGCTGAATGTGGCCGGGCTTTTACAAGGCGAGTTGCCGGAGATTGAAACCGAGGGCTTCCCCTATAAAACCGCTCAGGCAAAAGCGGTCTTCGATAAGGGGATATTGCATATCACGGAAGGGGTCATCGACAGCAGCGCCATGAAAATATTTTTCCAGGGAGAAGAGAACCTGATGACGAAAACGCATAATCTAGAAATCGTCGCAGCACCGCTAAAAACAGTGGATCTCCTGGTCTCACACATTCCGCTGGTTCGCGACATTCTCGACAAAGGACTGGTCATTTACCCCATCAAGGTCTCCGGCACCTGGGATAAGCCGGACCTGAATCTTCTGTCCCCGAACAGCGTCGGAAAGGAAATATGGGGAATTATCATTCGTACTTTCAACCTCCCTTTCAAAATGATAGAGCCGCTGTTCCCGGAAAAAAAAGAAACGCAACCCGCCACCCCCGATAAACGCCCAAGTGCCACACCAAAGTCACCTGAACGCTAA
- a CDS encoding FmdE family protein yields the protein MNAREIMDSEDFKKCAAFHGHVCPGLSIGFRAAKAGMQWLKENRSEDEEIVAIVETNACPVDAVQVLTGCTFGKGNLIYKDHGKMAFTLLSRRTGNGVRVALRTDALDINEAHMALLGKMAEGRANPEEKARFQSLHLQRSHEVLEKPETALFTITPTQMTLPPKAKIESSEPCEKCGEPTMRNKLEMVDGIKMCGGCLEGRR from the coding sequence ATGAACGCAAGAGAAATAATGGACTCGGAAGACTTTAAAAAATGCGCGGCTTTTCACGGGCATGTTTGCCCTGGTCTTTCCATCGGCTTTCGGGCCGCTAAGGCCGGCATGCAATGGCTCAAGGAAAACCGGTCCGAAGATGAGGAAATCGTGGCCATTGTAGAGACCAACGCCTGCCCGGTTGATGCGGTTCAGGTGCTGACCGGATGCACTTTCGGCAAGGGGAATCTCATCTATAAAGACCATGGGAAAATGGCCTTCACGTTACTAAGCAGGCGCACTGGAAACGGCGTACGGGTGGCGTTACGCACCGATGCCCTCGATATCAACGAAGCACATATGGCGCTGCTGGGGAAAATGGCGGAAGGCCGGGCCAACCCGGAGGAAAAGGCGCGTTTTCAGTCACTTCATTTACAACGAAGCCATGAAGTGCTGGAAAAACCGGAAACCGCTTTGTTCACTATCACGCCCACCCAAATGACGCTTCCGCCCAAAGCGAAAATAGAATCCTCTGAACCCTGCGAAAAGTGCGGAGAGCCGACCATGCGAAACAAACTCGAGATGGTCGATGGTATAAAGATGTGTGGAGGCTGCCTTGAAGGCCGAAGATAA
- a CDS encoding DUF6485 family protein, with translation MMECNQKKNVANCNCTYESCAKKGICCECLRYHLRSRQLPACCFPADAEKTYDRSFEHFARLVSEKRI, from the coding sequence ATGATGGAGTGTAATCAGAAAAAGAACGTGGCCAATTGCAACTGCACCTATGAATCGTGCGCCAAAAAAGGAATTTGTTGCGAGTGCCTGCGGTACCATCTGCGCAGTCGCCAGTTGCCTGCTTGTTGTTTTCCGGCGGATGCGGAGAAAACCTATGATCGCTCGTTCGAGCATTTTGCACGTCTGGTGAGTGAAAAGCGGATTTAA